A region from the Calditerrivibrio sp. genome encodes:
- a CDS encoding peptidyl-prolyl cis-trans isomerase, whose product MKKIYLILFAVSLLLTACEKAKTVITRSNEKPVVIIGNEKYYQKDIIEYIYFELPDIDLSSLNDNDFKQEILNSFIRHKLILLEAKKTKINIDKNMVKNLYNKLNPNQNSNEINEKYEKFISEKILAQKFIEEKIKSEIKISDEELKEYYNEFIKSRTGKIYYHIYQIVNDDKQKIEEAAKLLKSGRSFEEVAKTYSTGPEAENGGDMGVIDLESFPPVFDIVMKMKPGDISKIISSEYGYHILLLKEIIPSENPSFEEIKDLLRDELLSTKWDQYLENYVKEKMKDVKIEINPNFNFIHDNSTNVKK is encoded by the coding sequence ATGAAAAAAATATATCTGATCCTTTTCGCTGTATCATTATTACTTACAGCTTGTGAAAAAGCAAAAACTGTTATAACAAGGTCCAATGAAAAACCTGTCGTTATAATTGGTAATGAAAAGTACTATCAAAAAGACATAATAGAATACATCTATTTTGAACTACCTGATATAGATCTTTCCTCTTTAAATGATAACGATTTTAAACAGGAGATACTTAACAGCTTCATCAGACATAAGCTTATCTTATTAGAAGCCAAAAAAACAAAGATAAATATAGACAAAAATATGGTTAAAAATCTTTATAATAAACTAAACCCAAATCAAAACAGCAATGAAATAAACGAAAAATATGAAAAATTTATATCTGAAAAGATCCTTGCACAAAAGTTTATCGAAGAAAAAATCAAATCTGAAATAAAGATCTCTGATGAAGAGCTTAAGGAATACTACAATGAGTTTATCAAAAGCCGAACAGGTAAAATCTATTATCACATCTATCAAATAGTAAATGACGATAAACAAAAGATTGAAGAAGCTGCAAAACTTTTAAAATCTGGTAGAAGCTTCGAAGAAGTTGCTAAAACTTACTCCACTGGTCCCGAAGCAGAAAATGGTGGTGATATGGGTGTTATTGATCTTGAGAGCTTCCCCCCTGTTTTTGATATAGTTATGAAGATGAAGCCCGGAGATATCTCAAAAATAATTAGCTCCGAATACGGCTATCATATCTTGCTACTTAAAGAGATTATCCCATCAGAAAACCCATCTTTTGAGGAGATAAAAGATCTATTAAGGGATGAACTACTCTCCACCAAATGGGATCAATATCTTGAAAACTATGTAAAGGAGAAAATGAAAGATGTTAAAATCGAAATCAATCCTAATTTTAATTTTATTCACGATAATTCCACTAACGTCAAAAAGTGA
- a CDS encoding SurA N-terminal domain-containing protein codes for MLKSKSILILILFTIIPLTSKSEIINRILAIVGDKVITQYEVESFNPKRVKEIYSITDEEKKTAAIKTYYKNVLDFLVEQYTLEEIGKKYNIVVSEKEAEDAIKDIIQRNNISQKDLEEALENEGITMAQYRWQVKMDILSTRIKNRILNQLVVITEQDIRNYVDENQNSLGVSNQYELRMILLKNKSKLPDAKKAIKEKGFIAAAIEFSDDKTGKNGGYLGFIGFDHLTKDLQEKVKDAKPKDLIELETENEVRIFLVESIKDKYSLNKELREKVVAAIMDTRYKDVYKSWIDKNRTEIFIRYLSY; via the coding sequence ATGTTAAAATCGAAATCAATCCTAATTTTAATTTTATTCACGATAATTCCACTAACGTCAAAAAGTGAAATTATTAACAGAATCCTCGCCATAGTAGGGGACAAGGTAATCACTCAATACGAAGTAGAGTCTTTTAATCCCAAAAGAGTGAAAGAGATATACTCGATAACAGACGAAGAGAAAAAAACCGCAGCCATCAAAACTTACTATAAAAATGTATTAGACTTTCTCGTAGAACAGTATACGTTAGAGGAGATCGGCAAAAAATACAACATCGTCGTATCTGAAAAAGAGGCTGAAGATGCCATAAAAGATATTATCCAGAGGAACAACATCTCCCAAAAGGACCTTGAAGAGGCTTTGGAAAATGAAGGGATTACAATGGCTCAATACAGATGGCAAGTCAAGATGGATATCCTGTCCACTCGTATAAAAAACAGAATTTTGAATCAACTCGTGGTAATCACAGAGCAAGATATAAGAAACTATGTCGATGAAAATCAGAATTCATTAGGTGTATCCAACCAGTATGAGCTTCGAATGATCCTGCTTAAAAATAAATCAAAACTACCTGATGCTAAGAAAGCGATCAAAGAAAAAGGGTTTATCGCAGCAGCAATAGAATTTTCTGATGACAAAACAGGGAAAAATGGAGGCTATCTCGGCTTTATCGGTTTTGACCATCTCACAAAAGATCTACAAGAAAAGGTAAAAGATGCTAAGCCAAAAGATCTTATAGAACTTGAAACAGAAAATGAGGTCAGAATTTTCTTAGTCGAGTCTATAAAGGATAAATACAGTCTCAATAAGGAGCTGCGGGAGAAAGTAGTAGCAGCAATTATGGACACCAGATACAAAGATGTCTATAAATCATGGATAGATAAAAACAGAACAGAGATATTTATAAGATACCTTTCATATTGA
- a CDS encoding S4 domain-containing protein — protein MRLDKFLKVLSIVKRRTVANEVSSEGSVFVNDRPAKPSYKVKEGDIIKLRMWNYEKVIRVIAVPRKIQIKKSEINSYIELISYKTLDSRDIILPQDEELF, from the coding sequence ATGAGATTGGACAAGTTTTTAAAAGTACTTTCTATTGTAAAACGAAGAACAGTCGCTAATGAGGTATCTTCTGAAGGGTCTGTTTTCGTAAACGATAGACCAGCCAAGCCATCTTACAAGGTGAAAGAGGGGGATATAATAAAACTTAGAATGTGGAACTATGAAAAGGTTATTCGTGTTATCGCAGTCCCAAGAAAAATTCAAATAAAAAAAAGTGAAATAAACAGCTATATAGAACTCATCTCCTATAAAACCTTAGACAGCAGGGACATTATTTTGCCACAAGATGAGGAGCTTTTTTGA